One stretch of Oncorhynchus kisutch isolate 150728-3 unplaced genomic scaffold, Okis_V2 scaffold902, whole genome shotgun sequence DNA includes these proteins:
- the LOC109881036 gene encoding zinc finger protein 3-like, producing MEKGTLLKEEAEEAVPVKEKEEEAYRGKEEEDDVTVKEEEDGVLGVEEGEMTVAVKEEEDCFGVTEMTVAVKEEEDCFGVTETTVAVKEEEVCFGVTEMTVTLEEEEDKAGDLMNTGTYRERPDSYSDSRKSPSGEPEPETSKPARKHHCSLCGKSFSKSRTLKEHERIHTGENAFQCSQCEKSFKELENLKIHKRTHSEEKPYHCSQCGMTFRWLQGLKRHERIHTGEKPYRCSHCENSFRWLEGLKRHERIHTGENPYQCSHCGRSFTQLASLKSHQRIHTQEEKTYHCSNCGKTFSRAEDLKSHERIERLCSDLCF from the exons ATGGAGAAAGGAACTCTCTTaaaagaggaggcagaggaggctgTACCAGTGAAAGAAAAAGAGGAAGAAGCTTACagagggaaagaagaagaggatgatgttactgtgaaagaagaggaggatggagtttTGGGGGTTGAAGAGGGGGAGATGACTGTcgcagtgaaagaagaggaagactgtTTTGGCGTGACGGAGATGACTGTcgcagtgaaagaagaggaagactgtTTTGGCGTGACGGAGACGACTGTcgcagtgaaagaagaggaagtcTGTTTTGGCGTGACGGAGATGACGGTCACATTGGAAGAAGAGGAAGATAAGGCTGGAGATCTGATGAACACCGGAACATACA gagagagaccagactcttactctgacagcaggaagagtccttcaggggaaccagagccagagacgtccaaaccagcaagaaAACACCACTGTTccctctgtggaaagagtttttctAAGTCACGGACCCTAAAAGAGCATgagaggatacacacaggagaaaatgCTTTtcaatgctcccagtgtgaaaAGAGTTTTAAAGAGTTAGAGAACCTGAAAATACACAAGAGAACGCACTCTgaagagaagccttaccactgctcccaatgtggaatgaCATTTAGGTGGTTACAAGGCCTGAaaaggcatgagagaatacacacaggagaaaagccctaCCGCTGTTCCCACTGTGAAAATAGTTTTAGGTGGTTAGAAGGCCTGAaaaggcatgagagaatacacacaggagaaaatccCTACCAATGCTCCCACTGTGGAAGGAGTTTTACTCAGTTAGCGAGCCTGAAATCACATCAGAGGAtacatacacaggaggagaagacataccactgctctaatTGTGGAAAGACATTTTCCCGGGCAGAggacctgaaatcacatgagagaatagagaggctgtgttctgacttATGTTTTTGA
- the LOC116363032 gene encoding zinc finger protein 239-like, which produces MVLRNRSLINTRERCDYRGSSGEPQQHHEADEAKKSLSTSETLSKHQQRSTEKKSQRCSDCGKTFSRLYTLQSHQRIHTGEKPFSCDQCGKSFVTSGCLTIHQRTHTGEKPYSCDQCEKSFVTSSSLTIHQRTHTGEKPYCCNQCGKSFVSSSRLTIHQRTHTGEKSYRCDQCGKSFVSSSHLTIHQRIHTGEKAYHCSDCGKSFSISGNFKSHQRTHTGEKPYSCNQCGKSFAQSSNLIAHLRIHTGEKPHCCSECGKTFSKLYTLQSHQRIHTGEKPYSCSECGKIFSKLYTLLSHQRTHTGERPHSCKQCGKSFIRSSCLMVHLKKHTGEKSFSCDQCGKRYSDKRSLIKHQKIHTVM; this is translated from the exons gagagagatgtgactatcgtggatcctctggggagcctcaacaacatcatgaagcTGATGAGGCAAAGAAGAGTCTCTCCACATCAGAAACCCTCTCAAAACACCAGCAGAGATCCACAGAGAAGAAATCTCAacgctgctctgactgtgggaagaccTTTTCAAGATTATATACATTAcaatcacaccagagaattcacactggagagaaacctttcaGCTgcgatcaatgtgggaagagttttgttacaTCTGGCTGtctgactatacaccagagaacacacacaggagagaaaccttatagctgcgATCAATGTGAGAAGAGTTTTGTTACTTCGAGCTCtctgactatacaccagagaacacacacaggagagaaaccttattgctgtaatcaatgtgggaaaaGTTTTGTTTCATCTAGCCGTCTGacaatacaccagagaacacacacaggagagaaatcttatagatgtgatcaatgtgggaagagttttgtttcATCTAGCCAtctgactatacaccagagaatacacacaggagagaaagcttaccactgctctgactgtggaaagagtttttctATCTCAGGAAATTTtaaatcacaccagagaacacacacaggagagaaaccttatagctgtaatcaatgtgggaagagttttgctcaATCAAGCAACCTGATAGCACACCTGAGAATACACACCGGAGAGAaacctcactgctgctctgagTGTGGGAAGACCTTCTCAAAATTATATACATTAcaatcacaccagagaattcacactggagagaaaccttatagctgctcTGAATGTGGAAAGATCTTTTCAAAATTATATACATTactatcacaccagagaacacacactggagagaggcCTCATAGCTGTAagcaatgtgggaagagttttattcGCTCAAGCTGCCTGATGGTACATCTGAaaaaacacacaggagaaaaatcctttagctgtgatcaatgtgggaagagatactctgataaaagatctctgattaaacatcagaaaatacatac TGTGATGTAG